In Streptomyces sp. NBC_01717, one DNA window encodes the following:
- a CDS encoding acyclic terpene utilization AtuA family protein, with the protein MTAAPLRIGNASGFYGDRFDAVREMLTDGPLDILTGDYLAELTMLILGRSRLKDPARGYATTFLQQLEEGLGLAHERGVKIVANAGGLNPAALAGAVAELARKVGVPVRVAHVEGDSLPVPDGFLTANAYLGGHGIAACLRAGADVVVTGRVTDAALVTGPAAAHFGWGPDDHDALAGAVVAGHVLECGTQATGGNYSFFRGHDIRRPGFPLAEIHADGSSVITKHDGTGGFVDVGTVTAQLLYETGGARYAGPDVTARLDTARLTQDGPDRVRISGVRGEAPPPTLKVGLTRLGGWRNEVVFVLTGLDIEAKAQLVQDQFAQALARSRTGPPDEVRWELARTDRADADTEETAAALLRLVVRDQDPEAVGRAVSGAAIELALGSYPGFHVTAPPGKGAPYGVFEARYVPAEDVEHVALGPDGRRERVTPPVRTKALEEIDEPALPEPLPAGLTQLTPLGRIAGARSGDKGGDANIGIWVRTDDAWRWLAHELTVERFQELLPETAELTVVRHVLPNLRALNFVVHGLLGEGVAAQARFDPQAKAVGEWLRSRHLPIPVTLLETTDAPEAHA; encoded by the coding sequence ATGACCGCCGCACCGCTGCGGATCGGGAACGCCTCCGGGTTCTACGGTGACCGCTTCGACGCCGTACGGGAGATGCTCACCGACGGCCCCCTCGACATCCTCACCGGCGACTACCTCGCCGAGCTGACCATGCTCATCCTCGGGCGCAGCCGGCTCAAGGACCCTGCCCGCGGCTACGCCACCACCTTCCTGCAGCAGCTCGAAGAAGGCCTCGGGCTCGCCCACGAGCGCGGTGTGAAGATCGTCGCCAATGCCGGGGGGCTCAACCCGGCCGCACTCGCCGGGGCCGTCGCCGAACTGGCCCGCAAGGTGGGCGTTCCGGTCCGGGTCGCGCATGTCGAGGGCGACAGCCTGCCCGTGCCCGACGGGTTCCTCACCGCCAACGCCTACCTCGGCGGCCACGGCATCGCCGCCTGCCTGCGCGCCGGAGCCGATGTCGTCGTCACCGGCCGGGTCACCGACGCCGCCCTCGTCACCGGCCCCGCCGCCGCCCACTTCGGCTGGGGGCCGGACGACCACGACGCCCTCGCCGGGGCCGTCGTCGCCGGACACGTCCTGGAGTGCGGCACCCAGGCCACCGGCGGGAACTACTCCTTCTTCCGCGGCCACGACATCCGCCGGCCCGGCTTCCCGCTCGCCGAGATCCACGCCGACGGGTCGTCCGTCATCACCAAGCACGACGGCACGGGCGGCTTCGTCGACGTCGGGACCGTCACGGCCCAGCTCCTCTACGAGACCGGCGGCGCCCGGTACGCCGGGCCGGACGTGACCGCCCGGCTCGACACCGCACGCCTGACCCAGGACGGGCCGGACCGGGTCCGGATCTCCGGGGTGCGCGGCGAGGCCCCGCCGCCCACCCTCAAGGTGGGGCTCACCCGGCTCGGCGGCTGGCGCAACGAGGTCGTCTTCGTGCTCACCGGGCTCGACATCGAGGCCAAGGCACAGCTGGTGCAGGACCAGTTCGCGCAGGCGCTCGCCCGGTCCCGTACCGGGCCGCCCGACGAGGTGCGGTGGGAACTGGCCCGTACCGACAGGGCCGACGCCGACACCGAGGAGACCGCCGCCGCCCTGCTCCGGCTCGTCGTCCGCGACCAGGACCCGGAGGCCGTCGGCAGGGCGGTCTCCGGGGCCGCGATCGAGCTGGCCCTCGGCAGCTACCCGGGCTTCCATGTCACCGCCCCGCCCGGCAAGGGCGCGCCCTACGGAGTGTTCGAGGCGAGGTACGTACCGGCGGAAGACGTCGAGCACGTCGCCTTGGGGCCGGACGGGCGACGGGAGCGGGTGACACCACCCGTACGGACAAAGGCGCTCGAGGAAATCGACGAGCCCGCTCTCCCCGAACCCCTGCCCGCCGGGCTGACCCAGCTCACCCCCCTCGGCCGGATCGCCGGCGCCCGGAGCGGCGACAAGGGCGGTGACGCCAACATCGGCATCTGGGTCCGCACCGACGACGCCTGGCGCTGGCTGGCCCACGAACTGACCGTCGAACGCTTCCAGGAACTGCTGCCCGAAACCGCCGAGTTGACCGTCGTACGGCACGTCCTGCCGAACCTCCGCGCACTGAACTTCGTCG